Genomic DNA from Salvia miltiorrhiza cultivar Shanhuang (shh) chromosome 1, IMPLAD_Smil_shh, whole genome shotgun sequence:
GGAGACGGTCCAGGTAATTACACTTGCAACATTTATGTCATATTCATCATAATTATGCATTCGTCAAATTTGGAGTTTTAGGAATTTCACTCCGCATGCTGGCCATTACCTTATTCTTTTATCGTCAATGTGAGTGGTAATTTACGTatgatttttcttcttcttcttcttcttcgtgaTGCAGTTGCTGACATTTTGTTGTGGAAGAAACCAAACCAGAGTATTTTAATTCTTGTCCTGTCAACGCTTCTATGGCTTCTATTCGAGAAAGGCGGATACAATTTGCTTTCGTTCATATCGAATGTTTTATTCTTCCTCGTCATAATCTTGTTTTTTTGGGCAAAATCTGCAGCACTTCTCAATaggtaaataaataaagatacaTAAGCTTATAAAGCTTAATCAATGACTTATTTTGTACTGTTTGGATTGTTGATGTTGGTCGTATCACGGTTTTGGTAGAGATGAAGACTAATGAATTCAATCTGAATTTGACAGTTTACGGTTATTAATATGTAGAAATGTATGTACTGTACGTTGTTGTTCTTACCTTAGTATTAGTCTTGGGGTTAGGGTATTCTTGGTGAGTATTATTAGGTTTGCTGTCAAGTAATGAATCGTGTTCATGGTTTTAGACCTTTGCCGCCTCTCCCAAATCTTGAGGTTTCTGAAGAAGTTGCTGTGAAGGTTGCTGATGAGATGCGAGTCTGCATAAATCATGTATTGTCAATGGCACACGACATTGCAATTGGTGGAGACTTGAAACTCTTTTGGCAGGTGTAATAGTTTTGTTGCCATGTAGAATTGATGTTCAAcagtaaaaaattattatacatGCGACTGATTGAGAGATTAAtgtttggtatttttttttagcTTGCACTAGGATTCTGGTTTATTTCCTACATAGGCAGTTTATTCAACTTTCTTACACTGGTCTACATTGGTGAGTCAGTTCTCTACAGAGCTACTTTTGCCTTTTTCTTTAATggatatgattaattttaatttgtattttcaTTAAAACAGGGGTCCTACTTTGTTTCTCGCTGCCTCTGTTGTATGATAAGCACCAAGCTCTGATAGATGACAAGCTATATGTAGTACAAAGAATAGTTCAGATGCAGTACCGCTTAATTGATGAGCATGTACTCGGCAAGACGCCATCAACATGAAGAGAAGAAGACCCAGTATACTCGGCAAGACGCCATCAACATTGAAGAGAAGAAGACCCAGTAGACTCACTGTAATGTTGCTATGTCTCTCAGTATATGTCACACTTTTTATGGGCCAAGCTGCAGACAAATAATCTCTAATGGCTATGTTTCTATCTTAAATGCCTCATTTGTGAATGGATCATTATATCTGTGAGAGTGCAAAACATAGAACCAAACATTTTTTTGATATGCATCTTTAACTTGATCTATTCTCTCAGTGAAGGAATACCATTACATAGTTATAAGTTTTCTACCAATTTGTATTGGTCAAAATATTTAGAGCATCAGGATTTTACTATGTTTACACAAATCTAACTAATCAAGTATGAAATGCATTGCATTAATGTAGCATTTCCAATTACATATTCTGGATCAGACAAAATATTTCATCCTCGTATTTTTTCTTGAATGAGAAGTGTGCAGTGCAGATGAGGAAGCTACATATTTAGTAGGAAATAAGAGGTGTAATGGAGTATGGTGCTAGTTTGAACGTAGTTGGGTAGGAATTCCCTTTCTTGCATATGCTAGTATAGATTACTTTAAGAAACTTCGTGACGTACTTGACTGGATGTATGTTGCTTTTATTTTCCATAAGCTGAATCATATTCATTGGCATGCTTTTTTTTCGAGGCCCTTAGCTATTAAGCAGTTTTTGTGACGTGTGGAAGATGAAATCCTGCTTAGACATGCATACAAGTACGTTAAAAGCCCACGTACTTCAATAATGCACTACTAAAATAGGGGAAAGATGGGTACTGACATATTTTTACATTGGATATATACCTTTCTAACTTGGATATTTATTATGAAAGTTTTGATATTTATACCTAACGCAGTGCATTTGCAGGTGCCCTTTGGTGATTGCTTACCATTTACTCCTAAAAGACCAGTCGAGGAAGGCTGCTCGCTTTAGCTACATAGGATGATTTGCTGGATATGTCATCATGCTAATGAGGTTGAGTAGTTCTGGTTTTGTAGCTTTTCATTCAAAAGATTGGAGTGTGCAGTGATTAATATTAGTACATTTATCATGAATACTGATTTTGAAATGTATTTACCATTTCcgtttttgaattttgataatATTATGGTGCGTTTTTGAAATGTATGTACGCTTATCATTAGAAAACAAGAaacaaaattatagatttttttttttaatctcatgTTCTCGCCCAAAGGTGAAGAAAAATCCCCTGATTAGATACATCTTATATTCTCCTCCTCATTATGATGTAGGAAGGATGTTGTCTACTGTTATCTGGTTTTTAGGACATATGTTTAATAGTAGTATATTTTTGCTACATTTATTGTGTTTGTACTGATTGAAAGATCCATAAACTTGGAGAGAAGAACAAGAATTTGTTGTAATATAAAAATCATTTCCTATATGTTAATTTTGTTTTCTCATGGAATTCTATGAAAGGGCGAAAATGTCCTTTTATTAGAATTGTGCCAAATTTAAcattaaattcattaattttatatataaaaaatagtatatTATTTGAGCGAAAATTTACATCTTGTAAATTAACAACAAATTCCCTctgttctcaaaaaaaaaaaacaaacaaattcCTTCTCGGTTTGTTTTCTCAGATTTTAAAACGTGTGGTATAAATTTTAAAGATCGCgtcataaaaaattcaaattcaaaacttttaatcttaaatattaattttttaccgcttgaccaacacacaATAGAGTAAGTACGTTTACATTTGATTGGTAATAAATGGGTTGATGAGGAGAAGGAGAAAAATTGGGTGATTTTTACAGATGAAAACAGACAATATCGTAattctattaatatttttattttatttttcaataaaggGGTATAGTGAAAAAAGTGGGACTGTGCTTAGAATCACCCCAAATCCAATCGCCCGATTCCCCCACTCCCAGACCCAGTTCCCCTATCGGCATTCCGCAGGAAGCAAGCAGCAGCCGCGCCGCCGCCTGCCCGCGTCGCCGACCGCGCATTTCGCCGGAagcaagcagcagcagcagcgccgccTCTTCTCCAGCGCGTCGCGCCTCCTCCGAGTTCCGGCACTCGGCGGCTCCGGCAGGTAAGTTCGAATTCAACAGAAATTCTGTAGATTTTAATGTCTAAAATAGTTTTGTTTCGACAAATCTTCTCCATAAATTCTGTATATTTATGCCCATTTGTAAATTCTCCAGAAATCTTCCCCCGATTAGTAACTGTCCGTAATtgaattacaaaaattaaaaaaacaaagaaaaatactTGGGGAAACCCTGAAATTTTCTCTGTTTCTCACCGCCGCCTTTTCTTCTTCACCCTACTTCTCTTCCATTGTTCTTTGTTTGTCAATCTGTACATCATcttgtatgaaaaaaaaataatcgaaTCTATGATTTTCGAAACACAATTCCCTAACGTTCGTATATAACCCTCgaacctttttcttttctctcattttctaaTTAGAACCCCCAAGACACCAATTCCGAAAATTACTCCAGAATTTGTTCTGATTTACTCTAATATGCTCTAAATTCTGATAATTACCTACGGGCGAAAGAAGCTTGGCAATTGCTGTAGATTCAGAAGATATAACGTAAATATGCTTTAAAAAATCCTATGGTCTATTCTTGTTCTGAGATAGAGAGAAATTGTCTCCGCAAGTGGAGAGTGATTTTGTAGGCACTCATTCTCTGATTTGAATTATGCTCCTCTGTTTTTCACCACTTGAAATATGCCTTTGTTCTTATTGAAAATCTGGTCTATTGCTGTAAACATGTGTCACGGTGATACTGCACTTCAAtccaaattaaaatatttgatgCCAAAAAACAAACCGCGTTCAAAATTTTTTAGTTGAGATTTCACTCTGTTTATTTCAATTACAGTTGCTTCTGAAGTTGAGAGAGTTCTTAAAACTGTTTTATGCAGAGCTGAACATCTTTGGGGTGAGTAATTTCTTGGTTTGACATGAAGGAAGAGGATATAAACAGGTGCCAGATTCAGGAATGGTTCCCAAAATTCAAATCCATAACCATAAAAACTTCAATTCACAAGCTTCCTGAGTCCTTTGTCCAATACCTTACTGATGATTCTGGTGCATTTCTGCTGCCTCTTTCAATCACAAATGATGATGCCTTGCCGAATAGAATCCACAAACCCGAGGAAGAGGAAGATTTTGTTGTGTCGGAGGGATCTGGAGACGAAGCAGAGGAATCCATGCCGGCCCCCTCGTTCCCTGAATTAGAAACAGAGATTAAAGCATCCATTGAATCTCTAGGGGGTGCTGTCTTTCCTAAGCTCAACTGGAGTTCGCCTAAAGACGCAGCGTGGATCAGTTCTACTGGGAGTCTCAGATGCACCAATTTCTCCGAGATTGCTCTCTTACTACGATCTTCAGACTCAGTCGTCCATGATCTCTTCCATGCATATGATTCCTGCACGGACAAGACTGCATCAAGGCCTTCAACTTTCTACCTTGCACTCCGGAAATGGTATCCTTCGCTGCACCCTGAGATGGAGTTCCGTTGCTTTGTGCTCGATAAAGCCCTTGTTGGTATTTGTCAGCGGGAGGTGACTAACTTTTACCCTGCTCTTGTTGAAAAGAAGagtgagttgaaaatggtggttGAACAGCTTTTCTTAGATAAGATAAAGGAGGGATTTGAATCTGAGAGCTATACGTTTGATGTGTATGTTATGAAAGATGGGAGAGTTAAGATTTTGGATTTCAACCCGTGGGGTGCGTCTACGCTTCCCTTGCTTTTCACTTGGGAGGAGTTGGAAGAGATGTCGGGTAATGAGTTAGAGTTGAGGATTGTTGAGACTCGTTGTGGTATTCGCCCGGGTTTGAAAACTGCAGTTCcttatgattatttggataccaGTGAAGGGAGCGGCTGGGATCAATTCCTGAGGAATGTTGATGTGGAGCTGCAGAAGCAGACGTTGTCGTCGTTTTCTAAAGCAGGAGGGTGAAGGAAATAGTGGAAATGCCTAGTTTGCCTTGCTCATGTTGATTGCTTAATAGTTGGAGTTATTTTTGCAGGGATCTAAAACttttttttcaagttttaaGTGGTGGAACACTGTCAGATAGGAGATATCACATAATTGTTGTTATAATTATTTGACTTTCATATATGTTGATTGGATGCTGATCAGTTTAGGTCACCGTTACTAGGATCTTGTAAGTGGGTGATTTGGAAATATTCATGTTTAACCAAGCTGTAACTTGCGAGAAAAAAGATTACTAGACACCAGTTAGCAATTCTGGGAGGAAAGTAAAAGCAATGGAATGCATGATGCATCTTTCCAAAAAGAGagcattaaaaaaattgaaaagaaaaaaaatattcactCTACAGATTTGAACTTTATTTTCATCAAAACTCAattttttctttggatttatttCGGGGATTCTATCGTTCAGACAACCATGGCCTCATGCTAGATTGCTAGTGGagaaaatttcttttatttgattttcacaatgtttttttttatagtttttgGGTTTAATTTTCTTGTTTACTTAACACTTCTTTTCTAATTGGTGCGTCACCCGAAATCCATTTCTTATTCGGTTCTTCAATTTGATGAGGTTGTGTTGTGAGGAATTGGGAGATGGATCATGGATGAGATACTGAGGGAGGAATATGAATGAGAGAGAAGAGTAGAAACGAGGGGGAAAATTGAGGTGTATTTTTGAATTTCcagataatttatttttacagtTTCATTCTTAAAATGATGTAAATTCCACATAATTTTTCATATTACGAATATATTTCTCAGAACATTCACCAATATTGAAATGTTggatataaaattattactactAATTAAACAGTGGAACCCTTCTTTGAAAAAGGCTCAAACTTATATGAAATTTTGCCTTTTAAAAAACTACCACCCTTTGTTTTCACCATTGAAAATAATTACAGTACTCATTTCGTTCAGTTAAGAGTGACTCATTTTTTTTggcataaaaaattaaaaagaaaatataaatttaataaaatgctAGAAACCACACCTTTTCAAGAGTATTATTTTTGATAGACTAGACCACTTTCAGCGGACGGATCCAACATGGAAAACGAGTCACTTTTAGTTGGACGGAGAGAATACTAATTAATTTTTCGAATGCTGACTACTTTATTTATGGACTCGCAATAAAAACAGAATTGCATTCAAACAGTCCGCAAATACGGAAATGTAGtcaataacaacaacaaaaaaatgagTTAAGGAGTGGGGGATCCGGATTTTGTACCCAGGTTCAAGCAGCCAATTGATTGCAGAAAGCCCATTTCCATCTGCTTTTCACCAAACAGTAGATCAAACTTACGCGATTTTCGGGATGAGGACATTTTCTGAAGATGGCAAGGTGACGGAGCGCAATAGCTCCAGCGAGCATACTAGCCCGATAAAATGTGACATTATGGTGTTTGCAGATGCCTACAAAAAGCACAAAACATGATTATACAACTAAATTGAGCAAACACATCCTCACTTGCCAAATAAAGACTGAAAAGAAGCTACCACTATTGGGAATTTTAGCCCGGCCCTATTAAAAATGCTAAACAGATGAAAAGAAGAACACCAAGTAGTAATTCAGCTTCTAAATACAGATATCTAGTGACTAGAGGGGCAAATATGTAGCGATAAAGTGAATTTGGACTTGATTACGAAGGATACCTGCACCAAGAACACATCCAAGGCAAGAACTGGACTACTCCCCGGGGAGATACCCTGATAATAAGGAGCAGCTGAAGTAGTAAGAGCTTTAGCCACCAGCAGACCTACTGTTGCTTGCATGCCAAGTATAGCAGCACCTATGCCCAAGACATTTATACCTATACCGTTTTGCAGACTCTTCACAACATCAGCACGAGGAGGCGCCTGAAAGCAAATGACATGTGTCAAATAATCATAACAGGACATAATTTGTATTCCAGATACCGTGCTTGAACAAATGGAATGAGATATTGCCTCAACTACATAATTGTTATATCAGTGCATGGCCAGATAACTAGGCAAGTGCATATTGAATTTTCAGTTAGCAATCATACACAATTAACAGAATGCCAAATACGAGTGAGCTACTTAGCTCTGCCTCAATGCTCCATATCAGTGGGTGTGGTGCAATAACTCCAAGGACATGAAAAGACTAACCAGTCACCAACACCCACTACTTAAGGAAAAAGCAAACTTCACCTTGTTATACAGTTAGTTTATATAGAGATTCTCGCAAGTATGTCTTATATAACCAACTTCCACCCCTTACCAAAGCTATATGACGTAGGGACTTTTTCTTGGTCAATTTTCTCTTCTATCATGGGCCTGTATACCTCATAATTGAGTATCTATGTGTTTGCATAAATGGCTTCAGCGATAAAGGAGCATTTGATTCCCAAATGAAGAGTTATTTtacaataaaaattcattttcttaGAATTATCTGCCCTGTTTATCATATACCACATCTTCTGGACCAACATGGTTGAGATAGTGGTGGTTCCACCATTATCCCGGATGATCACTTAATACAAAAGCAATATTCTGAATACATAAAAAGCTTGAtgctaacaaaaataaattaggaAAATATTTGCTTTAAGCAATTAAAGGAAAGAAATTAGTATCTAGTGCTAGTAATACTAAAAACTTGTTACATGATTACCTTTGAAGGATCATTGGCTGTCTTCCGAAGTCTATCAGATAATCGAATATAGCCGAATGACCAAAACACAGAAATAAACGCAGCCGCAATTCCACCAGCAGTTGCATAAAAGGTAGGAGGTGATGTGATTTTTCCAGTAATAACAACAGAAAATGAAAGGATAACAGCAGACACAACGGTGCAAACTAGTTGTCCCCAAAACCCGAAACTTCCCAATCTCTTGAAGTACCTTGAAGTTTTCTCTAATCTCTTCGCAACCTGAAAaggcattaaaaaaaaaaaaaaaaaaaaaaaaactcagaaGGGAATATCAAAGGTTCAGGTTCAATCAAATGACTGGACAAAAATCTACGAATCAATTTCTGCATCTGCATTACCTAGAGGAATCTTTTCTGTTCAGGGAATTGCGAtgctaaataaaaaataagtaacGAGGTTTTCTTTTTTAAACAGGGAAAACTTGCAATGTTCTAAAAAGCTCGCAGTTAATTATCAAATTCAGTCCAAATAAAAACAAGATGAATTCTAGGTTCCAATTGTTAAATGGCAATAATTACTAGTGCGCCACTGAAGGGGGAAAAACCCTAAGCCCTAGATTCAGATCATATCACTCGAAACAGTCAATTCTCAACCCAGAAATTCCATAGACGTACGCTCACTGAACTCTAATCCACATTAAACACAGAACTGTATTCTAACACTAACACAGAGAAACGGAGAGAGAGACCTGAGCGAGTTTGGCCTTTTCAGATTCATCACTTGGAGAAGTATAGGCAGCAGCCGTGGGAGCGGAAGCTAGGGTTTTGGCACTGCGATTACTCTGATTATTGAGAATTATGTAAGGTGAGGATAAACTCTGGAGAAATTTCAACGAAGAAAGAGATGAATGAGGATAAAGGGAGGTGTTGAAGCGGGAAAAAGGACGGCTGACATTACACGATATGGGCTTAGATACCGCCGCCTTGAACGGCGGAGCTGGTGGTGCGACGCCGGAGCGAGCTGCCGGCAGCAGAAGAGTTTGCATAGTTTATATGTGATGCTACTAAACGCCTCCCAGAAGCGAAGTACTATGAATTTTGGGCAACATTATTAACTACTCCTACTTTAAAACAATATAACAAAAATTATTAATGTCTTTAggtaaataaaagaaaagaatccCGTGCTTTGATTttcaaaaatcattttttttatgagttCAAAATCATTTAATTgttcaaaaattatttattactccatccgtcccactctcatttttctttttgggatgtctcactccaataggttcattttcctttttaggtaaaaaagttatacttaattagtgtgaatcaccactttactattacttttttattaaaaaataaattattttaattttcatatcCAAAAGAAATGAACTTATTGGAGTAAGACGAATGGAATAATTCTATTCCCAATTGGTTAGTATATATTTTTGGAGAAATCGGTTCTTTTATCTCTCAAGTCAAGATTGAAATTGTTGTTAGTatctttttggagaaaattGGTTCTTTCATCTCTCaatattaaaacttaaaatttaacGGGATATTAAcatataaatacacaaatttgataattttttaaagggattttaacaaataaaattatgaattgttttgaaattacaattttaatttttcgaagtgtgacgaattaaaacaccatattttcaatttttgcaattttgtcTCCCCAATTATTTTCGATCGTCAAATTATTGAATTGAAGCTTACGTAAATTAGTTTGCCGCATAATATTCATGTTATGATAttgtttgcaataaaattattgaatattaaaaattagaatGTTATACAAGTTGCAGTTCCTTTATAATCggagaaatttttttaattgaaaatgcACGAAACGACGTCAGTTAGATCTCATAAAAATGACTTCGTCTTTACTAATACATGTAAACTCTATTAAAGTCTCCCATAttgattggagatagtggcatgagctactttatatggtgagacaACCCTTCCCTTTTACAACttacaaggccttttaagggaggattgagtccaatatccatttctaataaACTCCAACTGACCgaaaaaaatgttgaaaataataaaattacaaaaattgaaaaaacggTGATTTAATTCATCAATCTATAAAGTTAcattaaaattgcaatttttaaatgattcattattttatttgccaaaactcctttttaaagatttaaatttttttttaaacataaatacacaaactttctaTTTGTTTGATTTAACACACGAGATTGAATTGTCCCCCAAATCTATTCTAACAAATTAATTTGCCAAATCAGAAATTCAGAATCTTTCTCGTAGACAATTCAATTATACTTGGTCACttgaaaaacaaaattacacttggtcacttgaaaaaaataaaaaataaaaatctggaAAGATGGAAAGATTGCAGACTGGTATTCATACACCAGTTATGATGTTGGATAGCTGCATATATAACTTGCCTCAAAAAAGAGTACTATTGCTTAATGTTTCGAgcataatattaaaaaaagaaaaacaaaagagATTGGTTTTTCATTAGCATATTATGACTATATTTACGAGTTTACAGCATGCCAACACAACCTCAAATTTATTGTataaatgtaataaaataaataaatacaacagAATGGTATAGGAAATTAAGGAAAAACTCAAATCTTACCTTGTCTTCACTTTCCTGTGGTGTGGTTTCAGTCAGTCATATGTGAGCATCACCAAATTTAGGATTGGCACATTCATCGAAATCCAGAAACACAGATCAACCAACTGATTACTTCACATGACATCAAACTGGATACATTTTACCAGCATCATGTCTTTGTTATGGAAAGCAACAAACTCTTTCCAGTCAACCACAATTTCGACTTGCTTCGGAGCACCAATTCTGCAATCTACCATCAAATTCCCGAATCAAGAGTTTTGAGTCGTTGACAATGAGTTTGCTCTCATACACAATGCAGCGATGCAATTCATGCTTAGGGGATGGTCTCAACGAGCTTAGTTCAATCAGTGGATTAGTGATCACTCTTCTATTGCAAATCTCTTTTGCTGGCTGGACATGCTTCCACCAGAAATCGGACAATGCTATCTTCAAAATATCCCAATATTCCACATTGCGATAGATCCTAAACAAACTACTGCCTTTAACAGTCCAGACATACATGTCCAACCAATCTCGATCAAGTATCTCCATCAAGCCTTGAGCTTGGGGGATATAATGCAGTGGCACACGTTTCCATGGTTCTGCTCTGCTCCTATCACCACCAAAGAATGGGCATTTAATTTCAAGAACCCCACGGCTGGGCAAGCCATAGATATAACTGTCAATAGCTCCATCAGGGGAAGCAGCAAGCCAATTATCTGCAGGATTCTTCTCCCCATACACCTGGAATTCAGGATACCATATTTTATTTCCAGTTATCCACTGATATCTTTCAAGAGCCTCCTTTTCCTTAATGTTGCTCCAGGTAGTAGCTAAATTACCAGAGAATGGCTCAATTGTTCCGAGTTTCTCTAGCCATAATCTAGTCCGTCCACGAGGCCACAATCCAATTGCCAGAGCAAAAGTACTTGCTGTTAGTTTATCCTTTCTCAAGTGTTGCCAGTTCTTGAACCATTGCTGAAGGTCACTAGATTGAAGAACAGGATGAGTTTTGCTACGAAAACTTTCAAGAGTTGGGCAGCCACTGTACCTCCTCAAGTTTCCGTAGATCAAAGAAGTTGTCACCTTCTCGAAGTTGGAGATATTCTTGTTAAATTCAGAATATCCAACAgaagaaatacattttttcaagttcttcACTGCACAAGATAGATTTCAGGACATTAATATTCAGCACTCCACTGCACAAACTATATTTAATACATCCCTCAAATTTCAAAGATGCATAAATGATACAAGTTTACAGTAAAAAGCCAACTAAGTTCAAGTGTCTGAAATGAATATCCCCATCTATGATTACTACGTATCTAGTTCAAAGAAAACCATTAGCCAACgatattagcaacaaaaaccatGAGAAGAGTACAAGAAAACCTTACTCAATCGTGCACCACCATCAGAACAAGTAGCCATCAAAACAAGTAGCTTTGCTATCTGCAAACTGAAAACAACAAGTAGAATTGTGCTTGTTCAGTCCATGTTATACACAAAAACAAAATATGTTAGAAAAACATGTCAAGTCTGAATAT
This window encodes:
- the LOC131005327 gene encoding protein TIC 21, chloroplastic, producing the protein MQTLLLPAARSGVAPPAPPFKAAVSKPISCNVSRPFSRFNTSLYPHSSLSSLKFLQSLSSPYIILNNQSNRSAKTLASAPTAAAYTSPSDESEKAKLAQVAKRLEKTSRYFKRLGSFGFWGQLVCTVVSAVILSFSVVITGKITSPPTFYATAGGIAAAFISVFWSFGYIRLSDRLRKTANDPSKAPPRADVVKSLQNGIGINVLGIGAAILGMQATVGLLVAKALTTSAAPYYQGISPGSSPVLALDVFLVQASANTIMSHFIGLVCSLELLRSVTLPSSENVLIPKIA
- the LOC131005325 gene encoding uncharacterized protein LOC131005325, which produces MYMTLHVNCLQIAKLLVLMATCSDGGARLMKNLKKCISSVGYSEFNKNISNFEKVTTSLIYGNLRRYSGCPTLESFRSKTHPVLQSSDLQQWFKNWQHLRKDKLTASTFALAIGLWPRGRTRLWLEKLGTIEPFSGNLATTWSNIKEKEALERYQWITGNKIWYPEFQVYGEKNPADNWLAASPDGAIDSYIYGLPSRGVLEIKCPFFGGDRSRAEPWKRVPLHYIPQAQGLMEILDRDWLDMYVWTVKGSSLFRIYRNVEYWDILKIALSDFWWKHVQPAKEICNRRVITNPLIELSSLRPSPKHELHRCIVYESKLIVNDSKLLIREFDGRLQNWCSEASRNCG
- the LOC131005329 gene encoding reticulon-like protein B11, coding for MGEPHRFSDYLVLGDGPVADILLWKKPNQSILILVLSTLLWLLFEKGGYNLLSFISNVLFFLVIILFFWAKSAALLNRPLPPLPNLEVSEEVAVKVADEMRVCINHVLSMAHDIAIGGDLKLFWQLALGFWFISYIGSLFNFLTLVYIGVLLCFSLPLLYDKHQALIDDKLYVVQRIVQMQYRLIDEHVLGKTPST
- the LOC131005326 gene encoding uncharacterized protein LOC131005326, translated to MKEEDINRCQIQEWFPKFKSITIKTSIHKLPESFVQYLTDDSGAFLLPLSITNDDALPNRIHKPEEEEDFVVSEGSGDEAEESMPAPSFPELETEIKASIESLGGAVFPKLNWSSPKDAAWISSTGSLRCTNFSEIALLLRSSDSVVHDLFHAYDSCTDKTASRPSTFYLALRKWYPSLHPEMEFRCFVLDKALVGICQREVTNFYPALVEKKSELKMVVEQLFLDKIKEGFESESYTFDVYVMKDGRVKILDFNPWGASTLPLLFTWEELEEMSGNELELRIVETRCGIRPGLKTAVPYDYLDTSEGSGWDQFLRNVDVELQKQTLSSFSKAGG